In Luteolibacter sp. Y139, a genomic segment contains:
- a CDS encoding FkbM family methyltransferase: MKKSALRKAVGSALPIPLRGFLGRWYVWSYERTVRPVLGLIFDLRGGRFKVDGCEIEVPKDLTTRTYRGCFMTGDYEAEERELIRRFLRPEDTVLELGACIGAVSCVTNSLLADKSRHIVLEGNPKLIPTLERNREINGAGFTVLNRAASLEETVTFYLHDEFIVGGTAQRKSKHPVTVPGSSLEDLDREFGHFTTLIMDIEGGEADVIPPSIEFLSKCRLVIWETHDWACGKEKTDECRRVLSAAGLKYEATADATEAWIRPE; this comes from the coding sequence ATGAAAAAGTCTGCTCTTAGGAAAGCCGTAGGTAGTGCCTTGCCCATCCCGCTACGGGGGTTTCTGGGGCGCTGGTACGTGTGGTCTTACGAACGTACAGTCCGGCCGGTGCTTGGTCTAATCTTCGACCTGCGCGGAGGACGCTTTAAAGTCGACGGATGTGAAATCGAAGTTCCCAAAGACCTCACCACCCGAACCTATCGTGGCTGCTTCATGACCGGAGACTACGAAGCGGAAGAACGAGAACTTATCCGGCGCTTTCTACGTCCCGAGGACACAGTGCTGGAACTCGGTGCCTGCATTGGTGCCGTATCCTGCGTCACCAACAGCCTACTTGCCGACAAAAGCCGGCATATCGTGCTTGAAGGAAATCCAAAGTTGATTCCAACCCTTGAACGCAATCGCGAAATCAATGGCGCTGGCTTCACAGTGCTCAATCGTGCGGCAAGTTTGGAGGAAACAGTCACCTTCTACCTGCACGACGAATTCATCGTGGGGGGCACCGCCCAACGGAAAAGCAAGCATCCGGTCACGGTTCCAGGAAGCAGCCTTGAAGATCTCGACCGGGAATTTGGCCATTTTACCACCCTCATCATGGACATCGAGGGAGGTGAAGCGGATGTAATTCCTCCTTCGATCGAGTTCCTTTCAAAGTGTCGTCTGGTCATTTGGGAGACCCATGACTGGGCCTGCGGTAAGGAAAAGACCGACGAATGTCGACGAGTCCTCTCTGCTGCCGGATTGAAATACGAAGCGACAGCCGATGCCACGGAAGCGTGGATTCGTCCCGAATAG
- a CDS encoding glycosyltransferase family 61 protein, with the protein MSEDKLLAHMLPQKSRHLTGAWTSIASNWGDGRNYFHWITDNLTRLFVRESLPESARVLLPISTSPYIRETLEILGIAELCESPRETNLCVERFYFCSPVAMSGVWNPLGFDWLRKSFSPCFGAVGSGPAVFLTRRGSNRIPAFLETIEALFRKAGFKILDCGKLTVREQISAVSAAPAIAGIHGAAMTNILWASPTTPVLEVFEPSYLNACYEQIAFQGGLRYAATCEIGSALEASVGRWLRNYV; encoded by the coding sequence TTGAGCGAAGACAAATTACTCGCCCACATGTTACCGCAAAAGTCTCGGCATTTGACAGGAGCATGGACTTCAATCGCTTCAAATTGGGGCGACGGGCGAAACTATTTTCATTGGATCACCGACAACCTGACTCGTCTTTTCGTCCGCGAATCACTGCCTGAATCAGCCCGAGTGTTGCTTCCCATTTCGACTTCTCCCTATATAAGGGAGACTCTGGAAATTCTCGGTATCGCCGAATTGTGTGAAAGCCCGCGAGAAACCAACCTGTGCGTTGAACGCTTCTACTTCTGCTCACCGGTCGCGATGAGTGGCGTTTGGAATCCGCTTGGCTTTGACTGGCTGCGCAAGAGCTTCTCGCCATGCTTTGGCGCAGTGGGCAGTGGCCCTGCTGTCTTTCTCACGCGCCGTGGTAGCAATCGCATCCCGGCATTCTTGGAGACGATCGAGGCGCTCTTTCGGAAAGCTGGCTTTAAGATCTTGGATTGTGGCAAGCTAACCGTCCGAGAGCAAATCTCCGCCGTTAGCGCCGCACCTGCTATAGCAGGAATCCACGGGGCCGCGATGACCAATATCTTGTGGGCTTCACCTACCACTCCTGTTCTCGAGGTTTTCGAGCCTTCATATTTGAACGCCTGTTACGAGCAAATCGCCTTTCAGGGCGGCCTTCGATATGCGGCCACTTGCGAAATTGGCTCAGCGCTTGAAGCGAGTGTCGGCAGATGGCTTCGAAACTACGTTTGA
- a CDS encoding FkbM family methyltransferase produces the protein MKKVGRILKQALRARGFDLVRHRELPELLAHHHVDIVLDIGANDGGYATELREAGWRGPLVSFEPQPAAFGRLKERFIGDAFWSGHQIGLGSVDETLNMNVHHMDVLSSFLEKIEESESASQIEVEVKRMDGILDNILGHHRRPFVKIDTQGFELQVIKGFGAMTDRVVGWQLEMSVEPLYQNQVKIEEVIALMRSLGFSLWKIIPGLRDPKTLQSFEFDGVFFKST, from the coding sequence ATGAAGAAAGTTGGCAGAATATTGAAGCAAGCCTTGAGAGCGAGAGGGTTTGATTTAGTACGGCACAGGGAGCTTCCCGAACTCCTTGCACATCACCACGTAGACATCGTTCTCGATATCGGTGCGAACGACGGAGGATACGCCACCGAACTCAGGGAAGCCGGCTGGAGAGGTCCCTTGGTTTCATTTGAACCTCAGCCAGCGGCCTTTGGGCGATTGAAAGAACGTTTCATCGGCGACGCTTTCTGGTCGGGACACCAAATCGGCTTGGGCAGTGTCGATGAAACACTGAACATGAATGTCCATCACATGGATGTTTTGAGTTCGTTTCTTGAAAAAATCGAGGAATCGGAATCGGCCAGTCAGATTGAAGTGGAGGTGAAGAGGATGGATGGAATTCTCGACAACATCTTGGGCCACCATCGCAGGCCTTTCGTCAAGATCGACACGCAGGGGTTCGAATTGCAGGTAATCAAAGGATTCGGAGCCATGACAGACAGAGTTGTTGGATGGCAGCTTGAGATGTCTGTTGAACCTCTCTATCAGAATCAAGTGAAGATCGAGGAGGTCATCGCGCTTATGAGGAGTTTGGGATTTTCGCTGTGGAAGATCATCCCTGGACTACGCGACCCGAAGACTCTTCAAAGCTTCGAATTCGACGGCGTGTTCTTCAAGAGTACATGA
- a CDS encoding MBOAT family O-acyltransferase, with product MEKSLLRKGGGRLHGAHYRHARLLTGSPLFVVLFNSWEFLILLVATFALYYAPWSRGRNGKAWQVTLALVASVIFYGWEDPKLIGLLAISCVGNSLATGRIILHKVAGNEAKVRQWTQRAVVMNLSLLGIFKYLPFLAGLFPFLPPSWLAAAKAIPLPIGISFYTFHGISMIVDVARGEVTREGDALMSKGGRFAKGVRDIGFYLLFFPQLVAGPIVKAKEFWPQISGKRLEDIRWRQVVRALITGYFLKVFVADNLSEQTASLTLGPETLIASGPLNLIPLLYAYSLQIFADFAGYSLIAIGLAAMFGYRFPINFNFPYLSTSITEFWRRWHMSLSAWLRDYLYIPLGGNRNGPTRTYLNLFLVMFLGGLWHGAEWKFALWGSLHGLLLAMERLWGRNKATALPRNSFGFIRLTFGWLFAFHAVTLLWLTFLMPDMASIVAFFRGVFGGRTGFSGPPAFSLVFYGAAVVLYHAWGWLSEHREILAAKLARAPFEPLIQGVMLFLIFTNPGAPRGFIYFQF from the coding sequence GTGGAAAAAAGCCTGCTCAGAAAAGGCGGTGGCAGACTACATGGCGCGCATTATCGTCATGCCCGACTCCTAACGGGAAGCCCACTCTTCGTCGTGCTCTTCAACTCTTGGGAGTTTCTAATCCTGCTCGTTGCGACCTTTGCGCTTTACTACGCGCCCTGGTCTCGCGGACGCAATGGCAAGGCGTGGCAGGTTACACTGGCGCTGGTCGCCAGCGTGATCTTCTATGGCTGGGAAGACCCGAAGTTGATCGGTCTCCTAGCGATTTCGTGCGTCGGCAACAGCTTGGCCACCGGCCGTATTATTCTCCACAAGGTCGCCGGAAACGAGGCCAAAGTGAGACAATGGACACAACGCGCGGTAGTGATGAATCTATCCCTGTTGGGGATCTTCAAGTATCTGCCTTTCCTCGCCGGGCTATTTCCCTTTCTTCCGCCGTCTTGGTTGGCCGCAGCCAAGGCCATCCCACTGCCAATCGGCATTTCCTTCTATACGTTCCACGGTATCAGCATGATCGTGGATGTCGCACGTGGCGAGGTGACTCGGGAAGGCGATGCGCTCATGTCCAAAGGCGGCAGGTTCGCGAAAGGGGTTCGCGATATAGGCTTCTACCTCCTCTTCTTCCCTCAGCTCGTCGCTGGACCAATCGTCAAGGCAAAGGAATTCTGGCCGCAAATAAGTGGAAAACGCTTGGAAGACATTCGATGGCGACAAGTTGTGCGCGCTTTGATTACTGGCTATTTCCTCAAGGTTTTCGTGGCGGACAACCTTTCCGAACAAACCGCTAGCCTGACCCTCGGCCCCGAAACCCTGATCGCCTCCGGCCCGCTGAATCTGATCCCGCTGCTTTACGCTTACTCGCTCCAGATTTTCGCCGACTTCGCGGGCTATTCACTGATCGCAATCGGACTGGCTGCAATGTTCGGCTACCGCTTTCCGATTAACTTCAACTTTCCCTATCTCTCGACCAGCATTACCGAGTTCTGGCGACGCTGGCACATGTCGCTGTCAGCTTGGCTTCGCGATTACCTTTACATTCCACTGGGTGGCAACCGCAACGGTCCTACGCGCACTTACCTGAATCTTTTTCTGGTCATGTTTCTTGGAGGACTGTGGCACGGAGCCGAGTGGAAATTCGCCTTGTGGGGTTCGCTGCATGGGCTGCTCCTGGCCATGGAGCGGTTGTGGGGTAGGAATAAAGCAACTGCGCTCCCGCGGAATAGCTTCGGGTTCATTCGATTGACCTTCGGATGGCTCTTTGCCTTCCACGCCGTGACGTTGCTTTGGCTGACGTTCCTGATGCCGGACATGGCCAGTATCGTGGCCTTCTTCCGAGGCGTCTTCGGCGGCAGAACTGGCTTCTCCGGTCCTCCTGCCTTTTCGTTGGTTTTCTATGGAGCGGCCGTGGTCCTTTACCATGCGTGGGGTTGGCTGAGCGAGCACCGCGAAATACTCGCCGCCAAATTGGCACGGGCACCGTTCGAGCCTTTGATCCAAGGAGTGATGCTCTTTTTAATTTTCACAAACCCCGGAGCGCCTCGCGGGTTCATCTATTTTCAGTTCTAA
- a CDS encoding sulfotransferase: MLAYILSQPRSGSTVLTAMLDKRKGVVCMPESSFPQALGVVSRKERDDRRWMAALYLGSTFPPTPLSFEDALACMEGSDEQILHALGRALATKIGRDPTEVRTIVWKTTRTIGMHRGPLSTSGRFIVLRRHPHNVFESQSRFDYGVRNRRPLRYAFFAQSYEYALSRLPVDRTFLINYDDAEKRLSELLGFLQLDDRGTWETGSSSLDLVAKSCSWLAQITEEFRNTDVEKRARLTPETLKLVDRSLALTRPLRSFMGPVRAHSDRRSMSHIWDFARQRLAENS; this comes from the coding sequence ATGTTAGCCTATATCCTCTCGCAACCGCGGAGTGGGAGCACCGTTCTTACGGCCATGCTCGACAAACGCAAAGGCGTTGTCTGCATGCCCGAATCGTCTTTCCCCCAAGCGCTCGGCGTCGTAAGCCGAAAGGAGCGGGACGACCGACGTTGGATGGCTGCTCTCTATCTCGGAAGCACTTTTCCTCCGACTCCTCTGAGCTTCGAAGATGCTCTGGCTTGCATGGAAGGAAGCGACGAGCAGATCCTCCACGCGTTGGGACGGGCGTTGGCAACAAAAATCGGGAGAGATCCGACTGAGGTCCGCACTATCGTTTGGAAAACTACCCGCACGATCGGCATGCACAGGGGGCCCCTTTCTACCAGTGGTCGTTTCATCGTGCTGCGTCGGCATCCACACAACGTTTTCGAATCCCAATCACGCTTCGACTATGGCGTGCGTAATCGCCGCCCCCTCCGATACGCTTTCTTTGCCCAGAGTTACGAATACGCTTTGTCCCGCCTGCCAGTGGACAGGACCTTCCTGATCAACTATGACGACGCGGAAAAACGCCTCTCCGAGTTGCTTGGATTTCTCCAACTCGATGATAGAGGCACCTGGGAGACGGGTAGTTCAAGCCTTGATCTGGTTGCAAAAAGTTGCTCGTGGCTGGCGCAAATAACCGAGGAGTTCCGCAATACCGATGTGGAGAAGCGCGCGCGGCTAACACCTGAAACGCTGAAGCTGGTAGATCGTTCGCTCGCCCTGACCCGTCCATTGCGGTCGTTTATGGGACCTGTGAGAGCCCACTCCGATCGAAGGTCCATGAGCCACATCTGGGACTTTGCCCGGCAGCGATTGGCTGAGAATTCGTAA
- a CDS encoding aldo/keto reductase yields the protein MHRTIHDFFSKLGLGTGTLASWRGGLSAAVAGRLLDVASDSGINLIDTADSYASGECERLLGLLLRDRRGRFSIITKVGYVSADVPGPLHLLNPLFKKLKHRLGARQDFRPDSMARRLQRSLQRLKSDHVDAFLLHDPPAHVLSDGSLFHELSKLKAAGLARRLGISSGDDEALQLALAWPDCDMIQTPLVEDGGLAPSLRAAKAGRPLIILNHVSLGGRLPIGCEPQSSALKKWRESIDTSATELGVSPQAALLRVALETTGADSVLTGTRDSGHLAENCRAVLS from the coding sequence ATGCACCGAACGATACACGACTTCTTCTCCAAGCTCGGCCTTGGAACCGGCACGCTGGCCTCGTGGCGAGGCGGTCTTTCGGCCGCTGTGGCGGGCCGTTTGCTCGATGTCGCCAGCGATTCGGGAATCAATCTGATCGATACCGCCGACTCATATGCGTCAGGAGAATGTGAGCGCCTTTTGGGACTTTTGCTCCGCGATAGGCGGGGAAGGTTCTCCATAATAACGAAGGTGGGCTATGTCAGTGCCGATGTGCCAGGGCCGTTGCATCTGCTGAATCCCCTCTTCAAAAAGCTCAAGCACAGACTCGGTGCACGGCAAGACTTCCGTCCGGACTCCATGGCTCGTCGCTTGCAACGTTCTTTGCAACGGTTGAAGTCCGACCACGTCGACGCCTTCTTGCTCCATGACCCTCCGGCTCACGTTCTATCGGATGGGTCGCTTTTCCACGAACTGTCCAAATTGAAAGCCGCAGGTTTGGCGCGCCGTCTCGGCATCTCCAGCGGAGATGATGAGGCCCTGCAACTCGCGCTTGCATGGCCAGATTGCGACATGATCCAAACGCCTTTAGTCGAAGACGGCGGACTCGCTCCATCGTTGAGAGCAGCAAAGGCCGGTCGCCCTCTTATCATTCTGAACCATGTTTCCCTTGGCGGCCGTTTGCCGATTGGATGCGAGCCTCAGTCTTCCGCATTGAAGAAATGGCGAGAGAGTATCGACACAAGTGCAACCGAGCTGGGTGTCAGCCCACAGGCGGCTTTGCTGCGCGTGGCTTTGGAAACAACCGGTGCAGACTCAGTACTGACTGGCACAAGGGATTCCGGCCATCTTGCCGAGAACTGCCGCGCCGTGTTATCTTGA
- a CDS encoding GMC oxidoreductase, with the protein MVEDARSIPADSELSADLCIIGGGSAAISLALEYLKSGRQVILLPGGGPNQTAASIDLYRGRVSPSGTHEPLEENRLRMWGGTTTVWGGRIVPFDEVDFAKRQWISETGWPISLESLRNSISRACELSEAGIADFDAHSVFPEKQTEIITGFDNKELVSWPLERWSVPTDFSKRYRPDLDAAPNVRVLLHAHAIHLQMDAGGQRLMHVDAACSPGSNFRIKARDTVVACGALENARLLLASQDVLPAGIGNERDLVGRYYQSHRFGVCGTAELKDFSKNFIYDFEKDADGIYCRRRFWLTPQAQERHQVGNAVGFFFRTVSGASEHRNAMVSSVLLAKTLLGGAKKGPKRLCQIVKEQRHDLATHLGIVLKDGPSVFGQLAAVAYTRYFQKRRLPMVLPPKKTNRFPLFFQTEHAPLADSRVVLDPTCRDDFGMPRLDVRIRFSEVDFRTITTFVRVFQQRLESSGLGTFHLTDAEKEFLADPSRQPFNSNSHNIGTTRMAENPTNGVVDLNCKVHGVDNLYMAGSSVFPTSSHANPTLMIVALSLRLADHLKTKA; encoded by the coding sequence ATGGTCGAAGACGCACGTTCCATTCCTGCTGACAGCGAACTTAGTGCCGACTTGTGCATCATTGGCGGTGGTTCAGCTGCTATTTCGTTGGCGCTAGAGTATTTGAAGTCAGGCCGACAGGTAATCCTCTTGCCTGGTGGTGGTCCGAATCAAACCGCGGCCAGCATCGACCTTTATCGGGGCAGGGTAAGTCCTTCAGGAACTCACGAACCTCTGGAAGAGAATCGTCTCCGCATGTGGGGGGGAACGACGACCGTCTGGGGCGGGAGGATCGTTCCGTTCGACGAAGTCGACTTCGCCAAGCGGCAGTGGATATCGGAAACCGGCTGGCCAATTTCATTGGAAAGCCTTCGGAATTCCATCTCCCGTGCCTGTGAGCTTTCCGAAGCGGGCATTGCCGACTTCGATGCTCACTCAGTCTTTCCGGAAAAGCAGACCGAGATTATCACCGGATTCGACAACAAGGAACTCGTGAGCTGGCCCCTTGAGCGCTGGAGCGTTCCAACGGATTTTAGCAAACGATATCGCCCTGATCTCGACGCGGCGCCGAATGTTCGGGTGCTTCTACACGCTCATGCCATTCATCTCCAAATGGATGCAGGCGGCCAAAGGCTGATGCATGTGGATGCTGCCTGCTCCCCCGGCAGTAATTTCCGCATCAAGGCACGCGATACCGTTGTCGCTTGCGGTGCCCTTGAAAATGCCCGGCTCTTGCTCGCCTCTCAGGATGTTCTACCAGCAGGCATCGGAAACGAACGCGACTTGGTCGGCCGCTACTATCAATCTCACCGCTTCGGCGTCTGCGGCACCGCGGAATTGAAGGATTTCTCCAAAAATTTCATCTACGATTTCGAGAAGGACGCGGATGGCATTTATTGCCGACGTCGCTTTTGGCTGACGCCACAAGCACAGGAAAGGCACCAAGTAGGAAACGCCGTCGGTTTCTTCTTCCGAACCGTGTCTGGCGCTTCGGAGCACAGGAATGCAATGGTCTCGTCGGTTTTGTTGGCGAAGACTTTGTTGGGAGGAGCAAAAAAGGGCCCGAAGCGGCTTTGCCAGATCGTCAAAGAACAGCGCCACGATCTTGCTACCCACCTTGGCATCGTTCTGAAGGACGGTCCAAGTGTCTTCGGCCAGCTGGCCGCCGTGGCCTACACTCGCTATTTTCAAAAACGGCGGTTGCCGATGGTTCTACCTCCGAAAAAAACAAATCGTTTTCCCCTCTTTTTTCAAACCGAGCACGCTCCCTTGGCAGACAGCCGTGTGGTTCTGGATCCCACTTGTCGCGATGACTTCGGTATGCCACGGCTAGATGTACGGATTCGCTTTTCGGAGGTTGATTTCCGCACCATCACCACCTTCGTTCGCGTGTTTCAACAGCGGCTTGAGAGTTCGGGCCTAGGCACCTTTCACCTCACGGATGCCGAGAAAGAATTTCTAGCCGATCCCTCACGCCAGCCGTTCAATAGTAATTCCCATAACATAGGCACGACGCGGATGGCTGAAAATCCGACCAACGGCGTGGTGGACTTGAACTGCAAGGTCCATGGCGTCGACAACTTGTACATGGCCGGTTCATCGGTGTTTCCGACTAGCAGTCATGCGAATCCGACTCTGATGATCGTCGCGCTTTCGCTCCGGCTTGCAGATCACCTGAAGACCAAGGCGTGA
- a CDS encoding glycosyltransferase family 4 protein has product MKIVVAAYACNPYGGSEPGVGWAAVCRIARNHEVFVITDIHNREGWERGRHENKIPPNVHVRFLREHSACSQNRFVAHVQSWLNYASFNRQILSAARSWHEKENFDLCHQVTIAGWRMPSPLWQLPIPFIWGPIGGAGYIPRGFRSMLSPAARAFELLRDINSSCSIRSSAFRNCIQNTSVVFAANEETEELLRPHRGDKPLVRLPIASISPEKAEAFQRSLRPPTDGPLRLFAGGNMEGRKGISIALRALAKVAAAGIDFQYTVAGGGPEVSNLVKLARQLGLERQIEFHPGFSGADYLAALHRSDVYFLPSFRESTPVTLLEAYLAGCYPVVADTSAQGEIVRMAGGSAVPVTSMKNLIEGLSDAILDCACNREKLLTRATEGRKKLIAYFDSARYDQALSDAYLQATESLQTLR; this is encoded by the coding sequence ATGAAAATCGTCGTCGCCGCCTACGCATGCAATCCCTACGGAGGCTCGGAGCCCGGTGTAGGATGGGCTGCCGTCTGTCGGATCGCAAGGAATCACGAGGTTTTCGTCATCACCGATATCCACAACCGCGAAGGTTGGGAACGCGGCCGGCACGAGAACAAGATTCCGCCCAACGTGCATGTGCGGTTTCTCCGGGAACACAGTGCTTGCAGCCAGAACCGTTTCGTGGCGCATGTACAGAGCTGGCTCAACTATGCTTCATTCAATCGACAGATTCTCTCCGCCGCTAGATCTTGGCATGAGAAAGAGAACTTCGATCTGTGCCATCAAGTCACGATTGCGGGCTGGCGAATGCCGTCCCCCCTATGGCAATTACCGATTCCCTTTATATGGGGACCGATCGGGGGAGCTGGCTACATCCCAAGGGGTTTCCGGTCGATGCTCAGTCCCGCAGCTCGGGCTTTCGAACTCCTTAGAGACATCAACTCCTCGTGCTCGATCCGTTCGAGCGCTTTTCGGAACTGTATTCAGAATACATCGGTGGTTTTCGCTGCGAACGAGGAAACTGAAGAATTATTGAGGCCACATCGAGGTGACAAACCCTTGGTTCGTTTGCCAATCGCCTCGATTTCTCCTGAAAAGGCAGAAGCATTCCAGCGAAGTCTTAGACCACCTACTGACGGCCCTCTACGGTTGTTCGCTGGGGGAAACATGGAAGGCCGCAAGGGCATAAGTATCGCTCTAAGGGCGCTTGCAAAAGTGGCTGCCGCGGGCATTGATTTCCAATACACTGTCGCAGGTGGTGGTCCGGAAGTCTCGAATCTCGTTAAGCTCGCGAGGCAATTGGGATTGGAAAGACAGATTGAATTCCATCCTGGCTTTAGCGGAGCGGACTATCTCGCAGCTTTGCATCGCTCGGACGTGTATTTTCTCCCGAGCTTCCGAGAAAGCACGCCGGTAACCTTGCTAGAAGCCTATCTTGCAGGCTGCTATCCGGTGGTCGCAGACACCAGTGCCCAAGGTGAAATCGTGCGCATGGCAGGCGGCTCGGCGGTGCCCGTCACCAGCATGAAAAATCTCATCGAAGGGCTATCAGATGCCATTCTTGACTGCGCTTGCAACCGGGAAAAACTACTAACAAGGGCCACCGAAGGCAGAAAGAAGCTTATCGCATATTTCGATTCTGCACGCTACGATCAAGCTCTCTCTGACGCTTATCTACAGGCGACGGAATCCCTCCAAACTTTGCGCTGA
- a CDS encoding ATP-binding protein: MRSASPISQPTSSQEAAKGAVLQRPTPGFVRGLRYLEELSPTAAWLLAAFLITSIGIFSWVSGPELSGSLLYLIPVLLVGHVAGFRSGVIAALLAALIWFAADMNNGTDETRTFTPYWNALMRLGTFLVAVGLVTATRSLNAQLEERVRERTTELETRIIENRELEKSILDISDREQVRIGQDLHDSLCQQLVSVAFSANMLQERLEKDGSQTNRDAARIADMIDESINQARNLARGLYPVRLETEGLELALRELGATMSRRFQIICRIECPGPLPPCKPAVGVHLYRIAQEAVVNAAKHAKAQEVILSIFATGEHLKLNIGDDGEGIAHMPRNPDGMGLRIMEYRARMIGAEFKIGHRLPRGTTVSCNMTQAAFSA, encoded by the coding sequence ATGCGGTCCGCTTCGCCAATTTCTCAGCCAACTTCCAGTCAAGAAGCGGCGAAGGGAGCTGTGCTTCAACGCCCGACCCCGGGATTTGTTCGCGGGCTGCGATACCTTGAAGAGCTGTCTCCTACGGCCGCCTGGTTACTGGCCGCATTTCTCATTACCAGCATCGGCATTTTCAGCTGGGTCTCCGGACCGGAGCTCAGCGGCTCCCTGCTCTACCTGATTCCCGTTCTACTCGTCGGCCACGTGGCGGGCTTTCGTTCGGGCGTCATAGCTGCCCTGCTCGCTGCCCTGATCTGGTTCGCCGCTGACATGAACAATGGCACCGATGAAACCCGCACCTTCACACCCTACTGGAACGCTTTGATGCGATTGGGCACTTTCTTGGTAGCAGTAGGTCTCGTAACGGCCACTCGCTCGCTCAACGCTCAGCTTGAGGAACGGGTGAGAGAACGTACAACGGAACTCGAAACCCGAATCATCGAAAACCGGGAATTGGAGAAGAGCATCCTCGACATCAGCGATCGCGAACAGGTGCGCATCGGCCAGGATCTCCACGACAGCTTGTGCCAGCAATTGGTCAGCGTCGCCTTCAGCGCAAACATGCTGCAGGAACGCTTGGAAAAAGACGGCTCTCAAACCAACCGCGACGCAGCTCGCATCGCCGATATGATCGATGAGTCGATCAATCAGGCCCGCAACTTGGCCCGCGGACTTTATCCGGTGCGACTTGAGACCGAAGGCCTCGAACTCGCGCTCCGCGAACTCGGCGCTACCATGAGCCGACGCTTTCAGATCATCTGCCGTATCGAATGTCCAGGCCCTCTACCGCCGTGCAAGCCTGCAGTCGGCGTTCATCTCTATCGCATCGCCCAAGAAGCCGTGGTGAACGCCGCCAAACACGCCAAGGCTCAAGAGGTCATTCTCTCTATCTTTGCCACCGGAGAACACTTGAAGCTGAACATCGGGGATGATGGCGAGGGCATCGCCCACATGCCCCGCAATCCGGACGGCATGGGCCTGCGGATTATGGAATACCGAGCCAGAATGATCGGCGCCGAATTCAAGATCGGCCACCGCCTGCCGCGAGGCACCACAGTGTCATGCAACATGACCCAAGCTGCTTTTTCCGCCTGA
- a CDS encoding response regulator transcription factor encodes MSEVPQEITRILLVDDHPMIRERLVELIVREPDLEVCGEAEDRHEALDLVASTRPGLAIVDLTLKSSLGIELIKDLQARFPEVKVLVVSMQDEMIYAERCLHAGARGYITKQQASRYIMRAIRQVLAGGIYLSETMTRQVLERSMGRPANREPLEIASILTERELQVFEHVGKGFSTKQIADLLTLDIKTIETYRSRIKEKLGLKDGPELLQRAIAWVHRGAG; translated from the coding sequence GTGAGCGAAGTTCCCCAAGAAATTACCCGCATCCTCCTCGTGGACGATCACCCGATGATCCGCGAGCGCCTCGTCGAGTTGATTGTTCGCGAGCCTGATCTTGAGGTATGTGGCGAGGCTGAAGATCGCCACGAAGCACTTGACCTCGTCGCTTCCACCCGTCCGGGTTTGGCTATTGTCGATTTGACCCTGAAATCTTCTCTAGGAATCGAGCTGATAAAAGACCTCCAAGCCCGCTTTCCTGAAGTCAAGGTGCTGGTGGTGTCAATGCAGGATGAAATGATCTACGCTGAGCGCTGCCTCCACGCCGGTGCCAGGGGCTACATTACGAAGCAACAGGCCAGCCGCTACATCATGCGGGCCATTCGACAGGTTCTCGCCGGGGGCATCTACTTGAGCGAAACGATGACCCGCCAAGTGCTCGAGCGTTCCATGGGACGTCCGGCAAATCGCGAACCGCTTGAGATTGCCTCAATACTTACAGAACGTGAACTCCAAGTTTTCGAACATGTAGGGAAAGGTTTTAGCACCAAGCAAATTGCAGACTTGTTGACATTGGATATCAAGACAATCGAAACCTACCGGTCGCGCATCAAGGAAAAGCTGGGATTGAAGGATGGACCTGAACTGCTTCAGCGGGCCATCGCTTGGGTCCACCGCGGCGCAGGCTAG